From Chloroflexota bacterium, the proteins below share one genomic window:
- a CDS encoding ABC transporter permease, with the protein MNMLTSYTLRYLRLNRKRTAATILGVILSSALICGVFLLGLSFQKVMIEHEIFMAGNWHARFPAVPFAKAKTLAENHLVQTAMLSKPLGVATYGSHNKVRPYLYLTAYDPDSFQHQSIRLITGRLPQKADELLISPLMIKDSGLDLQAGATVQLNFGRRNIPDYAEKVKAWGGEAYVALDDGENFMPTVTKTYTVVGLMAPLADETSMLAAFPAFTYLDQAQLTATTAVDVAILAHNPSSINSDAPAIAKAADLSIISATPNISYNERLLPWLGASGQSTYVRFFVIIRATLITLIVGGSALVIYNAFAISIGERKRQFGMFASIGASAAQIRRIVLTEALVIAAIGIPLGILGAIAGVAVLLQLTRGIVSQLILDAEQGMTLVLSPLVLGLTGLFSIVTILLSAWVPARRASQISPIAAIRQSEAIQTAKPLNLRTSPLIRRVFGIEAELALKSLKRDRKKYVTTVLSLMISIVLFVAFNALMLYTTTINRKASQAMNFDLIIDLDYRQSHAKNFADLVSQLPEVQRVTYRRCTYQPYIPSREVITDQAYQALNDLTALKFENLPRAVDGGTFQFVLEVCAVGPSEFAHYLAQLGLDPAQYSDPAAPRGILLNHTSLRQGGKLYDFDLFNLKPGDSITVSAQTGSVAPTSLTWTIGAVTQATPVGFMGITLVADLFVSDAVFDGLSEQLLQLGPINPGAMYVQSDNPAAALAAIERLYTTTIGGNFAYYAVDQLNNSSNLQQLLIKIGFYGFLTLITLIGVINIINTLDTNIKLRRREIAMLKSVGLTPAGFRRMLRYESLFYGLTALMYGLPLGIALSGFIYYQFGDGVGTFTFTLPWAAIAVCVLGTLALVFATMLISGAMIRNDPIVDTIKAENI; encoded by the coding sequence ATGAATATGTTAACCAGTTATACGCTCAGGTATTTACGCCTCAACCGCAAGCGCACAGCCGCAACCATTCTAGGCGTGATCTTATCGTCGGCGCTGATCTGTGGGGTGTTTTTGCTGGGCCTGAGTTTTCAGAAGGTCATGATTGAGCATGAGATATTTATGGCTGGCAATTGGCATGCTCGTTTTCCCGCTGTGCCTTTTGCTAAGGCCAAGACGCTTGCCGAAAATCATTTGGTTCAGACGGCGATGCTCAGCAAGCCGCTGGGCGTGGCAACCTATGGTAGTCATAATAAGGTTCGGCCTTATCTTTATCTGACTGCTTATGATCCAGATTCTTTCCAACATCAATCAATTAGGTTGATCACTGGGCGTTTGCCCCAAAAAGCCGATGAGTTGCTGATTTCGCCGCTTATGATCAAAGATTCTGGCCTCGATTTGCAAGCTGGGGCTACGGTGCAACTCAATTTTGGTCGGCGCAATATCCCCGATTATGCCGAGAAGGTCAAGGCTTGGGGGGGCGAAGCCTATGTAGCGTTAGATGATGGCGAGAATTTTATGCCAACAGTCACTAAAACGTATACAGTGGTTGGCCTGATGGCTCCCTTAGCCGATGAAACGAGCATGCTGGCAGCGTTTCCGGCGTTTACCTATCTTGATCAGGCACAATTGACGGCGACGACTGCTGTGGATGTGGCGATTTTGGCGCATAATCCATCGAGCATTAACAGCGATGCTCCAGCAATTGCCAAAGCTGCCGACCTCAGCATAATTTCGGCTACGCCAAACATTAGCTACAATGAGCGCTTATTGCCTTGGTTGGGCGCTAGTGGACAATCCACGTATGTGCGTTTCTTTGTGATTATTCGGGCTACGCTGATCACATTAATTGTAGGTGGCTCGGCGTTGGTCATTTACAATGCTTTTGCGATTTCGATCGGTGAACGTAAAAGGCAATTTGGTATGTTTGCTAGCATTGGTGCGAGCGCCGCTCAAATTCGCCGAATTGTCTTGACCGAGGCGCTCGTTATTGCTGCAATCGGGATTCCCTTGGGCATTCTGGGAGCTATCGCAGGGGTAGCGGTACTGTTGCAGCTAACTCGTGGCATTGTTTCGCAATTAATTCTTGATGCTGAACAAGGTATGACGCTAGTGCTTTCGCCGCTAGTGCTTGGCTTGACTGGGTTATTTTCAATTGTAACGATTCTGCTTTCGGCTTGGGTTCCTGCGCGGCGAGCCTCGCAGATTTCACCGATTGCTGCTATTCGTCAGAGTGAAGCGATTCAAACGGCTAAACCGCTCAATCTGCGCACTAGCCCGCTGATTCGGCGGGTGTTTGGGATTGAAGCTGAGCTTGCCCTCAAATCGCTGAAGCGTGATCGTAAAAAATACGTTACCACTGTGCTTTCACTGATGATCAGCATTGTGCTATTTGTGGCTTTCAATGCACTCATGCTCTACACCACCACCATCAACAGGAAGGCCAGCCAAGCGATGAATTTCGATTTGATCATCGATCTTGATTATCGCCAAAGCCATGCCAAGAATTTTGCTGATTTGGTGAGCCAGTTACCTGAAGTGCAGCGAGTTACTTATAGACGCTGTACCTATCAGCCGTATATCCCTTCGCGCGAGGTGATTACCGATCAAGCCTATCAAGCCTTAAACGACTTGACCGCGCTTAAATTTGAAAATCTCCCTCGCGCCGTCGATGGTGGTACGTTTCAGTTTGTGCTCGAAGTATGTGCGGTTGGCCCAAGCGAGTTTGCCCATTATCTCGCCCAGCTTGGCCTTGATCCTGCGCAATATTCCGATCCAGCAGCACCACGTGGAATTCTACTCAATCACACCAGTTTGCGCCAAGGCGGTAAGTTGTATGATTTTGATCTATTTAATCTAAAGCCTGGCGATAGCATAACGGTTTCAGCCCAAACAGGGAGCGTAGCACCAACCAGCTTAACATGGACTATTGGCGCAGTGACCCAAGCAACCCCAGTGGGCTTTATGGGGATAACCCTTGTTGCTGATTTATTCGTTTCCGATGCCGTTTTTGATGGTTTGAGTGAGCAATTATTGCAATTAGGGCCAATCAATCCTGGGGCGATGTATGTGCAGAGCGATAATCCAGCAGCAGCACTAGCGGCGATCGAACGGCTCTACACAACGACGATTGGTGGTAATTTTGCATATTATGCAGTTGATCAGCTGAATAATAGCAGCAATTTGCAGCAACTGCTGATCAAGATCGGTTTCTATGGATTTCTAACTCTAATTACGTTGATTGGCGTGATCAATATCATCAACACGCTCGACACCAACATTAAATTGCGGCGGCGCGAGATTGCTATGCTTAAGTCGGTAGGCCTTACCCCAGCTGGATTCCGTCGCATGTTGCGCTATGAAAGTCTATTTTATGGCCTGACTGCACTGATGTATGGACTGCCGTTGGGAATAGCGTTGAGTGGGTTCATTTATTACCAATTTGGCGATGGGGTTGGCACATTTACCTTTACCTTGCCTTGGGCTGCAATTGCAGTTTGTGTGCTGGGTACTCTCGCGCTGGTGTTCGCAACCATGCTGATCTCTGGCGCGATGATCCGCAACGATCCAATTGTCGATACGATCAAAGCCGAAAATATTTAA
- a CDS encoding ABC transporter ATP-binding protein: MEILNVHKLSKVYGKGATQIKAIDNVSFSVTKGEFVAIVGASGSGKSTLLHILGGVDTPSSGQVLVNGTDICALDQTRLAIFRRQQIGLIYQFYNLIPILNVEENITLPLLLDQRSLDQARLKELMDTLGLTERSTHLPNQLSGGQQQRVSIGRALINTPALMLADEPTGNLDSTTSKEIIALLKQSNQRYQQTLIIVTHDRKIAEQADRIITFGDGRIMSDEVLQA, from the coding sequence ATGGAAATTCTTAATGTGCACAAGCTTTCGAAGGTTTATGGCAAAGGCGCTACCCAAATCAAAGCGATCGATAATGTTAGTTTCAGCGTAACCAAAGGCGAATTTGTCGCGATCGTTGGTGCTTCTGGCTCAGGTAAATCGACATTGCTCCATATTCTTGGCGGCGTGGATACACCAAGTTCTGGCCAAGTGTTGGTGAATGGCACGGATATCTGTGCTCTCGACCAAACCAGACTGGCGATTTTTCGCCGTCAGCAGATTGGCCTGATTTACCAATTCTATAATCTGATTCCGATTCTCAACGTTGAAGAAAATATTACCCTACCGCTGCTTTTGGATCAGCGCAGTTTAGACCAAGCACGTCTCAAAGAGCTTATGGATACGTTGGGATTGACTGAACGAAGCACCCATCTGCCCAATCAGCTTTCTGGTGGTCAGCAACAGCGGGTTTCGATCGGCAGGGCACTGATTAATACTCCGGCGTTAATGTTGGCCGATGAGCCGACGGGCAATCTTGATAGCACCACATCAAAGGAGATTATCGCGCTGCTCAAACAATCCAACCAGCGTTATCAACAAACCTTGATTATCGTGACCCACGACCGCAAGATTGCCGAACAAGCTGATCGGATTATTACCTTTGGTGATGGACGAATTATGAGCGATGAGGTGCTGCAAGCATGA
- a CDS encoding M15 family metallopeptidase, which produces MPLVQIDEAAIVQPSTTAQAEPPAQRITPAAMPDELPVEERVMPRIDLPRDEAPTMLSTADGLVPDGTTVFDELPGITKLEPALLDALRQAAIDAADHGISFYVMSGWRSPTYQNLLFREAVVSYGSEDEASRWVATAETSPHVSGAAIDLGGYEAIAWLAEHGASYGLCQIYLNEPWHYELRPEALEQGCPPMYADPTHDPRMQQ; this is translated from the coding sequence ATGCCGCTAGTTCAAATTGATGAAGCAGCGATCGTACAACCTAGCACTACTGCTCAAGCTGAGCCACCTGCCCAGCGTATTACGCCAGCCGCCATGCCTGATGAATTACCCGTTGAGGAGCGGGTGATGCCACGAATCGATCTTCCGCGTGATGAGGCTCCCACCATGCTTAGCACAGCTGATGGTCTCGTGCCTGATGGCACAACGGTTTTTGATGAGCTGCCTGGCATTACCAAGCTTGAGCCTGCGCTGCTAGATGCTTTGCGCCAAGCAGCGATCGATGCGGCTGACCATGGAATTAGCTTCTATGTCATGAGTGGTTGGCGCTCACCAACCTACCAAAATCTCCTGTTTCGTGAGGCGGTTGTTAGTTATGGCTCGGAAGATGAGGCTTCTCGCTGGGTCGCGACTGCGGAAACATCGCCGCATGTTTCTGGCGCTGCAATCGATCTTGGCGGCTACGAGGCTATAGCATGGCTCGCTGAGCATGGCGCAAGCTATGGATTGTGCCAGATCTATCTGAATGAACCATGGCACTACGAATTACGCCCCGAAGCGCTTGAACAGGGTTGCCCGCCAATGTACGCCGACCCAACCCATGACCCACGCATGCAGCAATAA
- a CDS encoding response regulator transcription factor, producing the protein MRVLIVEDEPYLADAIRDGLRLAAIAADIAGNGNMALELLAINSYDIAILDRDIPGPSGDEIAKQIVASESGMPILMLTAADRLDDKASGFELGADDYLTKPFALQELVLRLRALDRRRAHNRPPVREISGLRLDAFRREVYRNGRYVALTRKQFAVLEILIAAEGGIVSAEELLERAWDEHADPFTNAVRITISGLRKRLGEPWLIATVAGIGYRIDNGSDGANERGICE; encoded by the coding sequence ATGCGAGTATTGATTGTTGAGGACGAACCCTATCTCGCCGATGCCATCCGCGATGGGTTGCGGCTGGCTGCGATCGCAGCAGATATCGCAGGCAACGGTAATATGGCACTAGAACTACTAGCGATCAACTCCTATGACATCGCCATTCTCGACCGTGATATTCCTGGCCCCTCTGGTGACGAGATTGCCAAACAAATTGTCGCTTCGGAGAGTGGCATGCCAATTCTCATGCTGACTGCTGCTGATCGGCTTGATGATAAGGCCTCAGGATTTGAACTTGGCGCTGACGATTACCTGACCAAGCCGTTTGCCCTGCAAGAATTAGTGCTACGGCTAAGGGCGCTTGATCGCAGGCGTGCTCACAATCGGCCACCTGTGCGCGAAATCAGCGGCCTACGCCTCGATGCATTTCGGCGCGAGGTCTACCGTAATGGGCGCTACGTTGCACTCACCCGCAAACAGTTTGCCGTACTCGAAATTCTGATCGCAGCCGAAGGTGGGATTGTTAGTGCCGAGGAATTGCTAGAACGAGCATGGGATGAGCATGCCGATCCATTCACCAATGCCGTGCGGATCACAATCTCTGGCTTGCGCAAGCGGCTAGGCGAGCCTTGGCTAATCGCTACCGTGGCTGGAATTGGCTACCGCATCGATAATGGCAGCGATGGTGCAAACGAACGAGGTATTTGTGAATAG
- a CDS encoding HAMP domain-containing histidine kinase: MNRSQGLSVRIKLTLSYAGFLMLTGILMLATMWVFYYVPEAAITVIGRFVPDLFREPILRSLTMLALLLVFGLLGGWLLAGRMLAPLAQITNATRIAANGSLAHRIAMAGRQDEFRELADSFDAMLARIEAHVAEQQRFAANASHELRTPLAVTQTLLEVARSDRKHPASDLIDRLYTVNSRAINLTEALLLLSRANQRSFEREQLDLSLIAEEASETLLPLAEQRDLRIETYGDMTPTLGSPALLLQVVTNLVHNAIVHNISEQGNVWITTSIHATYARLTVENTGEKLASDVIATLVEPFRRGTERIHSNHMGVGLGLAIVKSIIEAHDGRLTLKPRASGGLCVTIDLPIAAQPKH; the protein is encoded by the coding sequence GTGAATAGGTCGCAAGGGCTAAGCGTGCGGATTAAACTGACCCTTAGCTACGCAGGATTTCTCATGCTCACTGGGATCTTGATGCTTGCCACCATGTGGGTATTTTATTATGTGCCCGAAGCAGCAATTACTGTGATCGGGCGGTTTGTGCCCGACCTTTTTCGTGAGCCTATTCTGAGATCGTTAACCATGCTAGCGCTATTATTGGTATTCGGCCTGCTAGGCGGCTGGCTGCTTGCAGGGCGAATGCTTGCCCCCTTGGCGCAAATCACCAACGCCACTCGCATCGCTGCCAATGGATCACTCGCGCATCGCATTGCCATGGCAGGCCGTCAGGATGAGTTTCGCGAACTTGCTGATAGCTTCGATGCCATGCTGGCGCGAATTGAAGCCCATGTAGCTGAACAGCAACGCTTTGCTGCCAATGCATCGCATGAACTACGCACACCTCTGGCAGTTACCCAAACGCTGCTTGAAGTCGCCCGTAGCGACCGAAAACACCCTGCTAGCGATTTGATTGATCGGCTCTACACCGTCAATAGCCGCGCAATCAACCTCACCGAAGCCTTACTGCTGCTGAGTCGGGCCAATCAACGCTCTTTTGAGCGCGAGCAGCTTGATTTATCGCTGATTGCTGAAGAAGCAAGCGAAACGCTACTACCACTTGCCGAGCAACGCGACCTCAGGATCGAAACCTATGGCGATATGACTCCCACACTTGGCTCACCCGCGTTGCTCTTGCAAGTTGTAACAAATCTTGTGCACAATGCCATCGTCCATAATATATCAGAACAAGGCAACGTCTGGATTACAACCAGTATCCATGCCACATATGCTCGACTGACAGTCGAAAATACTGGTGAAAAGCTGGCTTCTGATGTCATTGCGACACTGGTTGAGCCATTTCGCCGTGGAACTGAACGAATCCATAGCAACCACATGGGCGTTGGCCTTGGTCTGGCAATCGTCAAAAGCATCATCGAGGCCCACGATGGCAGACTGACCCTTAAGCCTAGAGCCAGCGGTGGACTTTGTGTCACAATCGACCTGCCGATCGCTGCCCAACCAAAACATTAA
- a CDS encoding FAD-binding dehydrogenase has protein sequence MHYDADVVIVGAGLAGLVAAAELADAGKKVILVDQESEQNLGGQAFWSFGGLFLVDSPEQRRLKIKDSYELALQDWLGTAAFDRPEDYWPRKWAEAYLAFAAGEKRQWLYDQGMRFFPVVGWAERGGYGAIGHGNSVPRFHITWGTGPGVVAPFERRVRAAAQKGLITLKFRHRVNQLLLNGGAIAGIEGDILEPSSLPRGAASSRKVVGSFTFQAQAVIVTSGGIGANHDLVRKNWPERLGQAPKTMVAGVPDYVDGRMLAITKAAGGTIINPDRMWHYTEGLQNWKPIWTNHGIRILPGPSSLWFDAIGQRLPVPLFPGFDSLGTLKHLMHTGYDYSWFILTQKIIEKEFALSGSEQNPDLTNKSVRQVLGRVLPGATPPVEAFKRHGADFVVRDNLADLIKGMNALTAEPLLDAAAIEREIQARDREMTNPFTKDMQITALRGARNYIGDKLIRVAKPHKILDRSAGPLIAVRLNILTRKSLGGLQTDLSARVIGQDGQPISGLYAAGEVAGFGGGGMHGYRSLEGTFLGGCIFSGRTAGRAAAEALA, from the coding sequence ATGCACTATGATGCCGATGTGGTCATTGTTGGAGCAGGTTTGGCAGGGCTGGTGGCCGCTGCTGAGCTAGCCGATGCCGGCAAAAAGGTGATCTTGGTTGATCAAGAATCCGAGCAGAATCTTGGTGGTCAAGCATTTTGGTCGTTTGGTGGTTTGTTTCTCGTCGATTCCCCAGAACAACGTCGCCTCAAAATCAAAGATTCCTATGAATTAGCATTGCAAGATTGGCTAGGAACTGCCGCGTTTGATCGGCCTGAAGATTATTGGCCGCGCAAGTGGGCTGAGGCGTATTTGGCCTTTGCTGCTGGCGAAAAACGCCAATGGCTCTATGATCAAGGAATGCGTTTTTTTCCGGTGGTTGGCTGGGCTGAGCGCGGCGGCTATGGGGCCATTGGTCATGGCAATTCGGTACCACGCTTTCATATTACGTGGGGCACTGGCCCAGGCGTGGTTGCACCATTTGAGCGCCGTGTGCGAGCCGCCGCCCAAAAAGGCTTGATCACGCTTAAATTTCGCCATCGGGTCAATCAATTATTGCTCAATGGCGGGGCTATCGCAGGCATCGAGGGAGATATTTTGGAGCCAAGCAGCCTGCCACGCGGTGCAGCAAGCTCGCGCAAGGTCGTTGGTAGCTTCACATTTCAAGCACAGGCCGTGATTGTAACTTCAGGTGGCATCGGTGCAAACCACGATTTGGTGCGCAAAAATTGGCCTGAACGGCTGGGCCAAGCTCCCAAAACCATGGTTGCTGGGGTGCCCGATTATGTCGATGGGCGCATGTTGGCAATTACCAAGGCTGCTGGTGGCACAATTATCAACCCTGATCGCATGTGGCATTATACCGAGGGCTTGCAGAATTGGAAGCCAATCTGGACCAACCATGGGATTCGGATTTTGCCCGGGCCATCGTCGTTATGGTTCGATGCGATTGGGCAGCGCTTGCCTGTGCCGCTTTTCCCGGGCTTCGATAGCCTTGGCACACTCAAACATTTGATGCACACTGGCTATGACTATAGCTGGTTTATTCTGACTCAAAAAATTATCGAAAAAGAATTTGCGCTTTCTGGTTCAGAGCAAAACCCCGATTTGACCAACAAAAGCGTGCGCCAAGTGCTCGGTCGGGTCTTACCGGGCGCAACTCCGCCAGTCGAAGCATTCAAACGCCATGGAGCCGATTTCGTTGTGCGCGACAATTTGGCCGATTTGATCAAAGGCATGAATGCCTTGACCGCAGAGCCATTGCTAGACGCGGCGGCGATTGAGCGCGAAATTCAGGCACGCGACCGCGAAATGACCAACCCATTTACTAAAGATATGCAAATTACGGCCTTGCGCGGTGCTCGTAACTACATCGGCGATAAATTGATTCGGGTTGCCAAACCGCACAAAATTTTAGATCGCAGCGCTGGGCCATTGATTGCGGTGCGTTTGAATATTCTGACCCGCAAAAGCTTAGGTGGCCTACAAACCGATCTTTCGGCACGAGTGATCGGCCAAGACGGGCAGCCGATCAGCGGTTTATATGCTGCTGGTGAGGTAGCAGGCTTTGGCGGCGGTGGCATGCATGGCTATCGTTCGCTCGAAGGCACCTTCCTTGGTGGTTGTATTTTTTCTGGGCGCACCGCCGGCAGGGCAGCGGCTGAGGCCTTGGCTTAA
- a CDS encoding NAD(P)-dependent alcohol dehydrogenase, which yields MKAMLFYKYGSPNVLQLREVERPSLQANQVLIKVHSASINTLDWHQMTGPIMIRMLNGALRKPKINSLGLDLAGLVEAVGPQVTKFKPGDAVFGTAQGSLAEYVCATEDQLVLKPANVTFEAAAATPVAAFTAIYALSDLGKIQAGQRVLINGASGAVGSFAIQIAKADGAEVTAVCSSRNAEIAQAIGASHWIDYSREGLRQHRQRYDLILGVNGYQSIFNYRKMLTPTGRYIAIGGALPQILQAVALGRILSLGTSKTLQFLGVAPIRHTTLLKLQQLLESGQLKPVIDRCYRLSEAADALHYLGTGHAQGKIVINVH from the coding sequence ATGAAAGCAATGCTTTTTTATAAATATGGCAGCCCAAACGTACTTCAATTACGTGAGGTTGAACGCCCCTCGCTTCAGGCTAACCAAGTGTTGATCAAAGTCCATTCAGCGTCGATCAACACGCTCGATTGGCATCAAATGACTGGGCCAATCATGATTCGTATGTTGAATGGAGCCTTGCGTAAGCCAAAAATTAACTCGCTTGGCTTAGATCTCGCTGGCTTGGTCGAGGCGGTTGGCCCGCAGGTAACTAAATTTAAGCCTGGCGATGCAGTTTTTGGCACGGCTCAAGGGTCGCTGGCGGAATACGTGTGTGCAACCGAAGATCAACTGGTTTTGAAACCTGCGAATGTTACATTTGAGGCGGCAGCGGCAACTCCTGTGGCAGCATTTACCGCAATCTACGCTCTGAGCGATTTGGGCAAGATTCAAGCTGGGCAGCGGGTGTTGATCAATGGTGCTTCGGGGGCGGTTGGCAGCTTTGCCATCCAAATTGCCAAAGCCGATGGCGCTGAAGTAACTGCGGTCTGTAGTTCGCGCAATGCTGAAATTGCCCAAGCGATCGGAGCTAGCCATTGGATTGATTATAGCCGTGAGGGTTTGCGCCAGCATCGTCAACGTTATGATCTGATTCTTGGAGTCAATGGCTATCAATCGATTTTCAACTATCGTAAAATGCTCACGCCGACTGGTCGATATATTGCAATTGGCGGTGCTTTGCCGCAAATTCTGCAAGCGGTCGCCTTAGGCCGCATACTATCGCTAGGAACTAGCAAGACCTTGCAATTTCTGGGAGTTGCACCGATTCGCCATACGACCTTATTGAAGCTCCAACAGTTGTTAGAGTCAGGCCAACTTAAGCCCGTCATTGATCGCTGTTACCGCTTGTCCGAGGCGGCTGACGCGCTGCACTACCTTGGAACTGGCCATGCCCAGGGTAAAATTGTGATTAATGTGCATTAA
- a CDS encoding DUF4386 domain-containing protein, translating into MKLQTGRISLPHSAEQPQPDLAGLRFKSRMAGAIYLLIIIGGLFAVGFVPAALIVVNDAAATALNIQTQPSLYRMGLAVHLIIALCNIPLAAIFYDLFRLAKPILARMVLFFILVAVAIESVNLLNHFEPLILLQSARYANGIPTEQLYLHAASALELETTGFNLSLAFVGCYCLTAGMLILRSRILPRFVGVLLALGGAAYVINCFISILAPHVAASLFPFIQIPSFLGEASICLWLLIKGVKVDVSQNVG; encoded by the coding sequence ATGAAGCTTCAAACTGGACGAATCAGCCTTCCGCACAGCGCCGAGCAACCTCAACCAGATTTGGCTGGACTACGTTTTAAATCGCGCATGGCTGGCGCAATCTACCTGTTAATTATCATTGGTGGTCTGTTTGCGGTGGGATTTGTACCAGCCGCCCTGATTGTGGTCAATGATGCGGCGGCAACAGCCCTCAATATTCAAACCCAACCGAGCCTTTATCGCATGGGCTTGGCGGTACATTTAATTATTGCCTTGTGCAATATTCCCTTGGCGGCAATTTTCTATGATCTGTTTCGGCTGGCGAAGCCGATCCTAGCGCGAATGGTGTTGTTTTTTATTCTGGTGGCCGTGGCGATCGAGAGTGTCAATTTGCTCAATCACTTTGAGCCATTAATCTTGTTGCAAAGTGCCCGTTATGCCAATGGCATTCCAACGGAACAACTGTATTTGCATGCTGCCAGCGCCCTCGAATTGGAAACAACCGGCTTTAACCTCAGCTTGGCCTTTGTTGGCTGTTATTGCTTAACTGCTGGTATGTTAATTCTGCGCTCGCGGATCTTGCCGCGCTTCGTTGGGGTATTGTTGGCGCTTGGGGGCGCAGCTTATGTGATCAATTGCTTTATCAGCATCCTTGCTCCCCATGTTGCTGCCAGTCTTTTTCCATTCATTCAAATTCCTTCATTTCTGGGCGAAGCCTCAATTTGCCTTTGGCTGCTGATCAAAGGTGTGAAGGTTGATGTTAGCCAGAACGTTGGGTAA